The following coding sequences are from one Apodemus sylvaticus chromosome X, mApoSyl1.1, whole genome shotgun sequence window:
- the LOC127675821 gene encoding melanoma-associated antigen B5-like: MPRGQKNKHRHRLKNKKRNQEKGHPEEDESQEKGHHKKEDSQDHKKAQESEVVEEKPPCSSHSVPGEMLEKRPTSETSSDAEWPSCVPSPVTVCEDDLEFDDGIYCHCGGNSLYSEYRTCQENPCKNCLDMYVAFVEQYVLYKFKMKQLIARNDLINLIEPKYQYRYNEILKRAFENIEIVFAVSVIEIDSTNHLYDLVSKLKLPNKGRVCAGRGLPKTGLLMTILAMIFMKGNSASEEDIWKFLNYMQVYPGRKHFIYREPRKLITQDFVKLKYLERKQIPNSDPPCYRFQWGPKAYTETTKLKVLEFMAKGSGIEPSTFSVQYAEALREENQKAKIRKQYPILALKPCPEHSHHNVQKVMTPQ, translated from the coding sequence ATGCCTCGGGGTCAGAAGAATAAGCATCGCCACCGCTTGAAGAATAAGAAACGCAACCAAGAGAAAGGCCATCCTGAAGAAGATGAGTCTCAGGAAAAAGGACATCATAAAAAAGAAGATTCTCAAGATCATAAGAAAGCACAAGAGAGTGAAGTAGTAGAAGAAAAGCCTCCTTGCTCTTCCCATTCTGTGCCTGGAGAAATGCTTGAAAAGCGACCTACTTCTGAAACAAGTAGTGATGCTGAATGGCCTTCCTGTGTACCGTCACCTGTCACTGTTTGTGAAGATGATTTAGAATTTGATGATGGAATTTACTGTCACTGTGGGGGGAATTCATTATACTCAGAGTACCGAACCTGCCAAGAAAATCCATGCAAAAATTGCCTAGATATGTATGTGGCTTTTGTGGAGCAATATGTACTctacaaatttaaaatgaaacaactCATTGCCAGAAACGATTTAATAAATCTTATTGAACCAAAGTACCAATATAGATATAATGAGATACTTAAGAGAGCTTTTGAGAACATTGAAATTGTGTTTGCAGTTAGTGTGATTGAAATTGACTCAACTAATCACTTGTATGATCTTGTCAGCAAGCTAAAACTCCCCAACAAAGGAAGGGTTTGTGCTGGCAGGGGTTTACCAAAAACTGGTCTTCTTATGACTATTCTGGCTATGATTTTCATGAAGGGTAACTCTGCTTCTGAGGAAGACATTTGGAAATTCCTGAATTATATGCAAGTGTACCCAGGGAGGAAGCATTTTATTTATAGAGAGCCACGGAAACTCATCACTCAAGATTTTGTAAAACTAAAGTACCTGGAACGCAAGCAGATACCCAATAGTGATCCTCCATGCTATCGGTTTCAATGGGGTCCAAAAGCTTACACTGAAACTACCAAGTTGAAAGTCCTGGAATTTATGGCTAAAGGCAGTGGCATTGAACCTAGTACTTTTTCAGTACAATATGCAGAAGCTTTGagagaagaaaatcaaaaggCCAAGATAAGAAAACAGTATCCCATTCTGGCACTAAAACCTTGTCCAGAACATAGTCATCACAATGTCCAGAAGGTTATGACACCTCAATAA